In Trichocoleus desertorum NBK24, the following are encoded in one genomic region:
- a CDS encoding DUF3038 domain-containing protein yields the protein MPSTSLSAPSAPLFLENLPDPDLSAGVCPRRARLEIDLMLLAIEALDLGGSEAILSVAKELELQGIIKNRVALWRIRSTNPLRRYSQRQPLSLVEAKALVAIACHLARRLTVVIRQLLLAHRQLTEKQLSVEHHFRLYDYLERFRAHFRARMNPRRAGVLAYSSDEKLNELALSLLGKLLFCTGTFGMQRFWISLFDGEVE from the coding sequence ATGCCGTCAACGAGTCTATCCGCCCCGTCAGCTCCTTTATTCTTGGAGAATCTACCCGATCCAGACTTAAGCGCTGGCGTTTGTCCCCGTCGAGCTCGCTTAGAAATTGACCTAATGCTTTTGGCAATTGAAGCGCTGGACTTAGGGGGCTCTGAAGCGATTTTGTCAGTGGCAAAGGAGTTGGAACTCCAGGGGATTATTAAGAATCGGGTCGCTTTGTGGCGCATACGCAGCACTAACCCCCTTCGTCGTTATAGCCAGCGCCAGCCTCTGAGCTTAGTAGAAGCCAAGGCCCTCGTCGCGATCGCCTGTCACTTAGCTCGTCGTCTCACTGTAGTAATTCGTCAGCTATTGTTAGCCCATCGGCAACTCACAGAGAAGCAGCTTTCGGTAGAGCATCACTTCCGCCTGTATGACTACCTTGAACGCTTCCGCGCTCACTTCCGCGCCCGAATGAACCCACGACGAGCTGGAGTTTTGGCCTACAGCTCCGACGAGAAATTGAACGAATTAGCGCTGAGTCTGCTAGGCAAATTACTATTTTGTACGGGCACCTTTGGCATGCAACGGTTTTGGATCAGTTTGTTTGATGGAGAGGTAGAATGA